A single window of Leptospira semungkisensis DNA harbors:
- a CDS encoding YHS domain-containing (seleno)protein, with translation MNKLYFLIGFILLSVNCAGRQIADPVFKADGKIAIRGYDPVAYFTESKPKEGDSKFSLNWKGAEWKFSSKKNMEAFLKNPENYAPQYGGYCAYAMRDGETYEIDPKAWKIVSGKLYLNYNEKVNGFWERDIPGNIAKADAQWKILPKKDPNSN, from the coding sequence ATGAACAAGCTGTATTTTTTGATCGGTTTCATTTTACTCTCCGTCAATTGCGCCGGAAGACAGATAGCAGATCCTGTGTTTAAAGCGGATGGAAAGATTGCGATCCGAGGTTATGATCCTGTAGCATATTTTACGGAATCCAAACCTAAAGAAGGTGACTCTAAGTTTAGCCTGAACTGGAAAGGAGCTGAGTGGAAATTTTCCTCTAAGAAGAACATGGAAGCATTCCTAAAGAATCCTGAGAACTATGCTCCTCAGTACGGCGGTTATTGCGCGTATGCGATGAGAGATGGAGAAACCTATGAGATCGATCCAAAGGCTTGGAAGATTGTCTCCGGAAAATTATATCTAAATTACAATGAAAAGGTAAACGGTTTTTGGGAGAGAGATATTCCGGGCAATATTGCAAAAGCGGATGCTCAATGGAAGATCCTACCTAAGAAGGATCCGAATTCTAATTAA
- a CDS encoding DUF692 domain-containing protein, which yields MSRIGIGLRKEHYPYLKQGSPVRVSWFEAITENYMDSKGKPLSMLEKVRENFPVALHGVSLSILGGTFPNPKYIDRWKELIDRIQPFLVSDHLCWTEEGGNYLHDLLPFPFTKEFLDFAVERVDRVQEILQRKILLENVSTYLRFQESEMQEWEFIRELALRSGCGLLLDINNVYVNSKNHGFSAQEYLSSVPWDHVGQIHIAGHTDTGEFLFDTHSRPVSSEVWDLFSQFSSKIKDLPILLEWDDDIPSFLEVEEEALKAEAILSKATVP from the coding sequence ATGAGTCGGATCGGGATTGGTTTAAGAAAAGAACATTATCCGTATCTCAAACAAGGTTCTCCGGTGAGAGTTTCCTGGTTCGAGGCGATCACGGAAAATTATATGGATAGCAAGGGAAAACCTTTGTCCATGTTGGAGAAGGTTCGAGAGAATTTTCCCGTAGCTTTGCATGGAGTATCTCTTTCTATTTTAGGAGGAACTTTTCCGAATCCTAAATATATAGATCGTTGGAAAGAACTGATCGATCGGATCCAACCTTTTTTGGTTTCGGATCATCTATGTTGGACAGAAGAAGGAGGAAATTATCTCCATGATCTATTACCGTTCCCTTTTACTAAAGAATTTCTAGACTTTGCAGTAGAGAGAGTGGATCGAGTGCAAGAGATTTTACAAAGAAAGATCCTTCTCGAAAACGTTTCTACGTATCTAAGATTCCAAGAGAGCGAAATGCAGGAATGGGAATTTATCCGCGAGTTGGCATTACGAAGCGGGTGTGGACTTCTATTAGATATTAATAATGTATATGTGAACTCAAAGAATCACGGTTTTTCTGCCCAAGAATATTTAAGCTCCGTACCTTGGGATCATGTTGGACAGATCCATATTGCAGGACATACCGATACTGGAGAGTTCTTATTCGATACTCACTCTCGTCCTGTTTCGAGCGAGGTCTGGGATTTATTCTCTCAATTTTCCTCTAAAATAAAAGATCTTCCGATTCTATTGGAATGGGATGATGATATTCCAAGCTTCTTAGAAGTAGAAGAAGAAGCACTAAAAGCAGAGGCAATTCTCTCCAAGGCGACAGTCCCATGA
- a CDS encoding NUDIX hydrolase has protein sequence MKFCSVCGSEVVQKIPEGDSLTRYVCENCGTIHYQNPKVIVGTIPVWEGKILLCKRAIEPRKGYWTLPAGFLENRETVEEGAARETEEEANAKINIVRLHSVYSIPHISQVYMFFLANLVDGTFSVSPESEEVKLFHPEEIPWDELAFASVTFALKRFTEKADIPDTGIHLGSIRNRKMEGKS, from the coding sequence ATGAAATTCTGCAGCGTTTGCGGCTCCGAAGTAGTTCAAAAAATTCCGGAAGGGGACAGTCTCACTCGTTACGTATGTGAGAACTGTGGGACCATACATTACCAAAATCCGAAAGTAATTGTTGGGACCATCCCCGTTTGGGAAGGAAAGATACTTCTATGCAAACGCGCCATCGAACCTCGCAAAGGATATTGGACCCTTCCTGCCGGTTTCTTAGAGAATAGAGAAACTGTCGAAGAAGGTGCCGCAAGAGAAACTGAAGAAGAGGCGAATGCAAAGATCAATATAGTTCGATTGCATTCCGTCTATAGCATTCCTCATATCAGCCAAGTGTACATGTTCTTCTTGGCAAATCTGGTGGATGGAACCTTCTCCGTTAGCCCCGAGTCCGAAGAAGTGAAATTATTCCATCCGGAAGAAATTCCTTGGGATGAGCTAGCGTTTGCTTCCGTTACATTTGCTTTGAAACGATTCACCGAAAAAGCGGATATCCCTGACACAGGGATCCATCTTGGTTCCATCCGAAATCGAAAAATGGAAGGTAAATCCTAA
- a CDS encoding cell envelope biogenesis protein OmpA, whose translation MLGKLLPYSLVLGIFLSHSISANSLITTESGTFSPNWDGNSDFMKFKIQTSSLPKLQDWELTIRSASGDAVRKFEAGKLRKKGFTLFSDENEFAPEDIYLPSSLEWNGENETGDLAGDGYYTYQLLLLTANKEKILSEEATFYLDARAPKVEANCKTKLLLVDDRNLAKIFIQQKASGESTDMFVGEFLDSEGRSIKSYSWRTKDLPFQLVWDGTDSNGRMVSPGLYSYRLTGRDSAGNESSDKVENLSVRNESSGIDLNTDGELFPSDPSNSLNHIKFSAFISSKLKSDSYEWEIFKNKPEDENLVYSQKGLGEPSAEWVWEPKNKEAKSLDAGIYYYRLTVFSRYDKYISLPKKFVLSNESPKFSYDVFPNGLTPDGDWQKDILEIHLRSKSLPLSSWKISILESFGDEESREERTVRSWSGQGNGPEKLIWYGLDDQGRRIGSLAPIRVILSYKDIFGGEGDVTLGSVQTDILIVKEKEGFRFSIPNRIYEDRWWTLPSRVKSVLAKFPGYKVELQYHTSHRGDDEYNLRFSEEKARKIFQSLFGKDYEFGRYRFRGYGETLPLIPGNGSYEVDRNERVDFFLSVGK comes from the coding sequence ATGCTCGGAAAACTTTTGCCGTATTCCTTAGTTCTTGGGATTTTTCTCTCTCATTCTATTTCGGCAAATTCACTGATCACAACCGAATCCGGGACCTTCTCTCCGAACTGGGACGGCAACTCGGACTTCATGAAATTCAAGATCCAAACTTCTTCCTTGCCCAAGTTGCAGGATTGGGAGCTCACCATCCGTAGCGCTTCCGGAGATGCTGTTCGTAAATTCGAAGCAGGCAAACTCAGAAAGAAAGGATTCACTCTTTTTTCAGATGAGAATGAATTCGCTCCCGAAGATATTTATCTACCTTCTTCATTAGAATGGAATGGAGAGAATGAAACGGGAGATCTTGCAGGAGACGGATATTATACATACCAGTTACTTCTTCTTACTGCGAATAAAGAAAAGATACTTTCTGAAGAAGCGACCTTTTACTTGGATGCGAGAGCTCCCAAGGTAGAAGCGAATTGTAAGACAAAACTTCTTCTCGTAGATGATAGAAACCTAGCCAAGATCTTTATCCAACAGAAAGCCTCCGGAGAATCCACGGATATGTTCGTGGGAGAATTCTTAGATTCGGAAGGAAGATCCATCAAGTCCTATTCTTGGAGAACGAAAGACCTTCCTTTTCAACTTGTATGGGATGGAACGGATTCGAATGGAAGAATGGTTTCTCCGGGATTGTATTCTTATCGTTTGACCGGAAGGGATTCGGCTGGAAACGAATCTTCTGACAAAGTAGAAAACCTTTCCGTAAGGAACGAATCTTCTGGAATCGATTTAAATACTGATGGAGAACTTTTTCCGTCCGATCCTTCAAACTCTCTGAATCATATTAAATTTTCTGCATTTATTTCCTCTAAACTCAAATCGGATTCCTATGAATGGGAAATCTTTAAGAATAAACCGGAAGATGAGAATTTAGTGTACTCCCAAAAAGGATTGGGAGAGCCTTCTGCAGAATGGGTTTGGGAACCTAAGAATAAGGAAGCAAAAAGTTTAGATGCCGGGATCTATTACTATCGATTAACAGTATTTAGTCGATATGATAAATACATAAGCCTTCCCAAAAAATTCGTATTATCCAACGAATCTCCTAAATTCTCTTACGATGTATTTCCGAACGGACTTACACCAGACGGAGATTGGCAAAAAGATATACTAGAGATCCATTTAAGATCCAAAAGCCTTCCTTTATCCTCCTGGAAGATCAGTATTTTGGAATCCTTCGGAGATGAAGAGAGCAGAGAAGAAAGAACCGTCCGTTCCTGGTCTGGCCAAGGCAATGGACCTGAAAAATTGATCTGGTATGGACTAGATGACCAAGGCAGAAGAATAGGCTCTCTTGCTCCGATCCGAGTCATTCTCTCCTACAAAGATATTTTTGGCGGAGAAGGAGACGTAACCTTAGGCAGTGTTCAAACGGATATACTGATAGTTAAGGAAAAAGAAGGATTTAGATTCTCGATCCCAAATCGAATTTACGAGGATAGATGGTGGACCCTTCCTTCTCGAGTAAAATCCGTATTGGCAAAGTTCCCTGGTTACAAGGTCGAATTGCAGTACCATACTTCTCACAGAGGAGACGACGAATATAATCTTAGATTCTCCGAAGAGAAGGCTAGAAAGATCTTCCAGTCCCTGTTCGGAAAGGATTATGAGTTTGGTCGTTACAGATTCAGAGGATACGGAGAAACCCTTCCCCTTATTCCTGGAAATGGATCGTACGAAGTGGATCGAAATGAAAGAGTCGATTTCTTCCTTAGCGTAGGAAAATAA
- a CDS encoding DnaJ domain-containing protein, translating to MTTRSFDQVRSSLEDILFELQSASADCEWFISSDKLIEILEIRREDYFKILYSLRSEREYSSRGSQGFNQSQADMLILLLEKVLKIEGLALEFARAGVYFDDVYLDEFRTFLKEIVLSKLDRHELDKELLLLLISSTKRFEDAFDSYFDDKFDLQRLVDNGIAEFLEIKSFSADYGADVFLRSYFFQVLNTKLFPIRQITSEYRDRAYYEIFGKFRKEEKEKKRKKPNHGRRFGSGTFYEDAETREHREFLGLSEDYTKSELKNRYKEMIKKYHPDVNKDGLEMTQKIIASYNFLIMRDAR from the coding sequence TTGACTACCCGCAGTTTCGATCAAGTCAGGTCTTCTTTAGAAGACATACTTTTTGAGCTACAATCTGCTAGTGCAGATTGCGAGTGGTTTATTTCTTCCGACAAATTAATCGAGATCTTGGAGATCCGAAGAGAGGATTATTTCAAGATACTCTATTCTCTTCGCTCGGAGAGAGAATATTCCTCCAGAGGATCCCAAGGATTCAATCAAAGCCAAGCAGATATGCTCATTCTCTTATTGGAGAAGGTTTTGAAGATAGAAGGTCTTGCCTTGGAATTTGCAAGGGCAGGGGTTTACTTCGACGACGTATACTTGGATGAGTTTAGGACCTTCTTAAAGGAGATCGTGCTCTCCAAACTAGATAGGCATGAGCTGGACAAGGAATTACTTCTTCTACTTATTTCCTCCACCAAACGATTCGAAGATGCGTTTGATTCCTATTTCGACGATAAATTCGATCTGCAAAGATTGGTGGACAATGGGATTGCCGAGTTCTTGGAAATTAAATCCTTCTCCGCAGATTATGGAGCGGATGTATTCTTACGATCCTACTTCTTCCAAGTATTGAATACGAAACTTTTTCCGATTCGTCAGATCACTTCGGAATATAGGGACAGAGCCTATTACGAGATCTTTGGAAAGTTCAGAAAAGAAGAGAAGGAAAAGAAAAGAAAGAAACCGAATCACGGCAGAAGGTTCGGATCCGGAACCTTCTATGAAGATGCTGAAACTAGAGAGCATCGCGAATTTCTGGGATTGTCGGAGGATTATACAAAGTCCGAACTCAAGAATCGCTACAAAGAGATGATCAAGAAATATCATCCGGACGTAAACAAAGACGGCCTAGAGATGACTCAGAAGATCATCGCTTCGTACAATTTTCTAATTATGAGAGATGCTCGTTAA
- a CDS encoding carbon starvation CstA family protein — translation MLPLITVLGCFLLYFLGYKFYSGYLSKSIFQLKDTRGDTPAHKFNDGVDYLPTKPAVLFGHHYASIAGLAPILGPAVAVIWGWLPAMLWVVLGGIFVGCVHDFGAIVVSIRNQGKSIGQVAQDLLGPRARSLFHTIIFFLVALAMGVFVIVLAEMFSADPKTKLAPVPSPAKIEQTEAKLPSIKEHTHPSEVRVETSSSPIQLRSHFPEAVIPTAGIMIFALLVGWLHYKKGMDLGPLTFVSVALTLVVMVLGMNDSILTWTGLNDTARSPGVPLWKIILLLYAFLASVTPVWLLLQSRDYINSFLLYLGIIAIYLGFFKGSIFGEFSSFNAEAIRAEKVDMDIIPFVFITIACGAVSGFHALVSSGTTAKQLDREIDARAIGYGAMIGESLLGLTSVVACTIGFASATEWSSFYKSWSGIQGLAPSVGAYIYGTGRFISQLGFDQGFAQGFIALVVVSFALTSLDSATRLLRYNIEEIADSINSELVKKVLGNRYVSSILACVAIGFFAFLQIDQGGKKTTAGLALWKLFGTTNQLLAGLSLLVVTIYLLYSKKKTWTSFLPMVFVLTATLWAMVVNFYDFLFSKSPSYLLAGVGGVLIFLTLWLLIEAVLAWRRFSKA, via the coding sequence ATGTTACCCCTGATCACTGTTCTCGGTTGTTTCCTACTTTATTTCTTAGGTTATAAGTTTTACTCGGGATATTTATCCAAATCCATCTTCCAACTGAAAGATACGAGAGGGGATACTCCGGCTCATAAATTCAATGACGGAGTGGATTATCTTCCTACAAAACCTGCCGTTCTATTTGGTCACCATTATGCGTCAATTGCAGGACTTGCTCCTATTCTTGGACCTGCCGTTGCAGTGATTTGGGGTTGGCTACCTGCCATGCTCTGGGTGGTTCTAGGAGGAATTTTCGTAGGTTGCGTGCATGATTTCGGAGCCATTGTGGTTTCCATTCGTAACCAAGGAAAGTCTATCGGACAGGTTGCGCAAGATCTGCTCGGACCGAGAGCAAGAAGTCTCTTTCATACCATCATTTTCTTCTTAGTAGCGCTTGCTATGGGAGTGTTTGTGATCGTTCTCGCAGAAATGTTCTCTGCCGATCCAAAGACAAAACTAGCTCCAGTTCCTTCTCCCGCTAAAATAGAACAAACAGAAGCAAAGCTTCCGAGTATTAAAGAACATACACATCCTAGCGAAGTAAGAGTAGAGACTTCTTCTTCTCCGATTCAGCTTAGAAGTCATTTTCCGGAAGCTGTGATCCCTACTGCAGGAATCATGATCTTTGCATTATTAGTAGGTTGGCTTCATTATAAAAAAGGAATGGATCTTGGGCCTTTGACCTTTGTTTCCGTGGCCTTGACTCTTGTAGTAATGGTCTTAGGAATGAATGATTCTATTCTAACCTGGACAGGCTTAAATGATACCGCCAGATCTCCTGGGGTTCCTCTTTGGAAGATCATTCTACTTCTGTACGCCTTCTTGGCTTCCGTAACTCCTGTATGGCTCCTTTTACAGAGTAGAGACTATATTAACTCTTTCTTATTGTACTTAGGGATCATTGCAATCTACCTTGGCTTCTTTAAGGGAAGCATATTCGGAGAATTTTCTTCCTTCAATGCGGAAGCAATCCGCGCAGAGAAAGTGGATATGGATATTATTCCATTCGTATTCATTACAATCGCATGCGGGGCAGTTTCCGGTTTCCATGCTTTGGTAAGTTCGGGAACCACTGCAAAGCAATTGGATCGAGAAATAGATGCAAGAGCGATCGGCTATGGAGCAATGATCGGAGAATCCTTGTTGGGTTTGACTTCGGTAGTTGCTTGCACGATCGGATTCGCTTCTGCAACGGAATGGTCTTCCTTCTATAAATCCTGGTCCGGGATCCAAGGACTCGCTCCTTCTGTTGGCGCCTATATTTATGGAACGGGAAGATTTATTTCTCAATTAGGTTTCGACCAAGGATTTGCCCAAGGATTTATCGCATTAGTTGTGGTCAGCTTTGCCTTGACTTCTTTGGATTCTGCGACTAGATTATTAAGATATAATATAGAAGAGATCGCAGACAGTATTAACTCCGAACTCGTAAAGAAGGTCTTGGGCAATCGATATGTTTCCAGCATCCTTGCCTGCGTTGCGATCGGATTCTTTGCCTTCTTGCAAATCGACCAAGGAGGAAAGAAGACCACGGCAGGATTGGCTCTTTGGAAACTATTCGGGACAACCAACCAGCTCTTGGCAGGACTTTCTCTCTTGGTAGTAACGATCTATCTTCTCTATTCTAAAAAGAAGACTTGGACCAGTTTCTTGCCAATGGTATTCGTACTCACCGCAACTCTTTGGGCTATGGTAGTCAACTTCTACGATTTCTTATTTTCCAAATCTCCTAGTTATTTGCTGGCTGGGGTTGGAGGAGTATTGATCTTCTTAACATTATGGCTTTTGATAGAAGCGGTTCTCGCCTGGAGAAGGTTTTCTAAGGCATGA